A single Drechmeria coniospora strain ARSEF 6962 chromosome 03, whole genome shotgun sequence DNA region contains:
- a CDS encoding TRAF-like signal transducer produces the protein MSARGQSTGRESPLGGGSPTLPSPDLARVAVVSPTGFTHVRESTADSDEGPRSIRTPERPLGLFRQPTSDAFHATPEVQAWARGEAPRNVVGMAVELPEDGRGGRMGAFGRRSGPLLRPHASSLDLPRKYGGKAIFDMHALTYVFDTDPNLLCPICHDPLVDPVSTPCDHTFCYRCLRRCIVTSPAGSACPIDREPLSWLDCFTSARLTRTQLNNLAVFCPHRARGCHLELRREAVEKHATVDCPWREVPCPDPDCERMLQWKGRSGGCPHRIIRCGRCNAMVEEVDREAHLLTCVKSKTRCLGCWELISRSHVDTHYLVECDGVEMACPYEDVGCPERAVRAEICRHARACAFHPDTASGIVIRVLRESLHSSEIAAAKLKMMETRQDDTNRRIDELVAALTTTTTTTTLGGGGGGGSRLAADDRTAQDLEKVHQNLSHLEARQSMWIINQVMPIREDVTELRNSINMIRMHVNWLLNRSREEGRMRAANTTVPVNTLRRDGISEGGSRMPGRRRSSGAETDLSRL, from the coding sequence ATGTCGGCGAGAGGGCAATCCACCGGGAGGGAATCGCCCCTCGGCGGTGGCTCACCCACCCTCCCGTCGCCCGACCTCGCCCGCGTTGCCGTTGTTTCGCCGACGGGCTTCACCCACGTGCGagagtcgacggcggactCGGATGAGGGACCACGAAGCATTCGCACGCCCGAACGACCCTTGGGCCTCTTCCGACAGCCGACGTCCGACGCCTTCCACGCCACCCCCGAGGTCCAGGCTTGGGCGAGAGGAGAAGCTCCCCGGAATGTGGTCGGGATGGCCGTCGAGTTGCCGGAAGACGGCAGAGGAGGCCGTATGGGTGCCTTCGGCCGTCGATCCGGCCCCTTGCTTCGTCCGCATGCCTCGTCGCTCGACCTCCCCCGCAAGTacggcggcaaggccatCTTCGACATGCACGCCCTCACCTACGTCTTCGACACGGACCCGAACCTGCTGTGCCCCATCTGCCACGACCCCCTCGTCGATCCCGTCTCGACACCCTGCGACCACACGTTCTGCTACCGCTGCCTGCGTCGCTGCATCGTCACGAGCCCCGCGGGCAGCGCCTGCCCCATCGACCGGGAGCCTCTCTCGTGGCTCGACTGCTtcacgtcggcgaggctcACCCGGACCCAGCTGAACAACCTGGCCGTCTTCTGCCCGCACCGGGCTCGAGGGTGCCACCTCGAGCTGCgccgcgaggccgtcgagaagcACGCCACCGTCGACTGCCCTTGGCGGGAGGTGCCCTGCCCCGACCCCGACTGCGAAAGGATGCTGCAATGGAAGGGCCGGAGCGGCGGTTGCCCTCACCGCATCATCCGCTGCGGCCGATGCAACGCCAtggtcgaggaggtcgacCGCGAGGCCCACCTTCTCACGTGCGTCAAGTCCAAGACGCGCTGCCTCGGCTGCTGGGAGCTGATCTCCCGATCCCACGTGGACACCCACTACCTGGTCGAgtgcgacggcgtcgagatggcgtGCCCGTACGAAGACGTCGGCTGCCCCGAGCGGGCGGTGCGGGCCGAGATTTGCCGCCACGCACGCGCTTGCGCCTTTCACCCCGACACGGCatccggcatcgtcatcagGGTCCTGCGAGAGTCTCTCCACTCCTCGGAGATCGCGGCGGCCAAGCTGAAGATGATGGAGACGCGGCAAGACGACACCAACCGTcgcatcgacgagctcgtggccgccttgacgacgacgacgacgacgacgacgcttggtggcggcggcggcggcggctcccggctcgccgccgacgaccgcaCGGCCCAAGATCTCGAGAAGGTCCACCAGAACTTGAGCCATCTCGAGGCACGCCAGAGCATGTGGATCATCAACCAGGTGATGCCCATTCGGGAGGATGTGACGGAGCTGCGGAACAGCATCAACATGATACGTATGCACGTCAACTGGCTGCTGAACAGGAGCCGCGAGGAAGGACGGATGAGAGCCGCGAACACGACGGTCCCTGTGAATACCCTTCGACGAGACGGCATCAGCGAAGGCGGGTCTAGGATGCCCGGGAGGAGACGATCGTCGGGCGCCGAGACGGACCTTTCGAGACTGTGA